A genomic segment from Spinacia oleracea cultivar Varoflay chromosome 3, BTI_SOV_V1, whole genome shotgun sequence encodes:
- the LOC110789196 gene encoding protein SHORT INTERNODES isoform X1 produces the protein MSGFFSLGTGTENGREINDNNNITYRNEQIIPSSELWQQLPYESARSVDANNNSNNNNRYNLMMMRISSSSGGGGGGGSGSGSGSGGGNISCQDCGNQAKKDCVYMRCRTCCKSRGYDCTTHVKSTWIPATIRRERHHKLVQHPDPPPQQPPQQEEQQHQHQQQQYLGVTPKRSRRENCSTSSLVCTQLPFSGTTNTNNTVGMEVGNFPAEVSSSAVFRCVRVSGVDDTEDEYAYQTAVNIGGHVFKGILYDQGPDQPRQGSNPTPTPPNYGGGGGGGGGESSSAARGTTTTTSVGGPTIGYNLDPSFYPLPLNTYLPPGTPFYPNPRP, from the exons atgTCTGGGTTTTTCTCATTAGGAACTGGAACCGAAAATGGAAGAGAAATCAACGACAACAACAACATAACTTACAGAAATGAACAAATAATCCCTTCTTCAGAGTTATGGCAACAACTTCCTTATGAGAGTGCGAGATCTGTTGACGCCAACaacaatagtaataataataataggtataatttgatgatgatgagaatAAGTAGTAGTAGCGGTGGCGGTGGCGGCGGCGGTAGTGGGAGTGGgagtggtagtggtggtggaaATATCAGCTGCCAAGACTGCGGAAACCAAGCGAAAAAGGATTGTGTTTACATGAGATGTAGAACTTGTTGTAAGAGCCGTGGATATGATTGTACTACTCATGTTAAGAGTACTTGGATTCCGGCTACTATCCGTCGCGAACGCCACCACAAACTTGTTCAACATCCGGATCCTCCACCGCAGCAACCACCACAGCAGGAGGAGCAACAGCATCAGCATCAGCAGCAGCAGTATTTGGGAGTGACACCGAAGAGGAGTAGAAGAGAGAATTGTTCTACTTCCTCATTGGTGTGCACTCAACTGCCCTTTAGTGGTACTACTAATACAAATAACACag TAGGAATGGAAGTGGGGAATTTTCCGGCGGAAGTGAGCTCGTCGGCGGTGTTCCGGTGCGTAAGGGTGAGCGGAGTCGACGACACAGAGGACGAGTACGCGTATCAGACGGCGGTGAATATAGGAGGGCATGTTTTCAAAGGGATTTTATATGATCAAGGCCCTGATCAACCTCGACAAGGTAGTAATCCAACTCCAACTCCGCCTAActacggtggtggtggtggtggaggaggaggagaaagcTCTTCGGCTGCAAGGggtaccaccaccaccacctctgtAGGTGGGCCGACAATCGGGTATAATTTAGACCCGTCATTCTACCCGCTTCCTCTCAACACTTACTTGCCACCGGGTACGCCATTTTATCCCAACCCAAGACCTTAA
- the LOC110789196 gene encoding protein SHI RELATED SEQUENCE 1 isoform X2 gives MSGFFSLGTGTENGREINDNNNITYRNEQIIPSSELWQQLPYESARSVDANNNSNNNNRYNLMMMRISSSSGGGGGGGSGSGSGSGGGNISCQDCGNQAKKDCVYMRCRTCCKSRGYDCTTHVKSTWIPATIRRERHHKLVQHPDPPPQQPPQQEEQQHQHQQQQYLGVTPKRSRRENCSTSSLVCTQLPFSGTTNTNNTGMEVGNFPAEVSSSAVFRCVRVSGVDDTEDEYAYQTAVNIGGHVFKGILYDQGPDQPRQGSNPTPTPPNYGGGGGGGGGESSSAARGTTTTTSVGGPTIGYNLDPSFYPLPLNTYLPPGTPFYPNPRP, from the exons atgTCTGGGTTTTTCTCATTAGGAACTGGAACCGAAAATGGAAGAGAAATCAACGACAACAACAACATAACTTACAGAAATGAACAAATAATCCCTTCTTCAGAGTTATGGCAACAACTTCCTTATGAGAGTGCGAGATCTGTTGACGCCAACaacaatagtaataataataataggtataatttgatgatgatgagaatAAGTAGTAGTAGCGGTGGCGGTGGCGGCGGCGGTAGTGGGAGTGGgagtggtagtggtggtggaaATATCAGCTGCCAAGACTGCGGAAACCAAGCGAAAAAGGATTGTGTTTACATGAGATGTAGAACTTGTTGTAAGAGCCGTGGATATGATTGTACTACTCATGTTAAGAGTACTTGGATTCCGGCTACTATCCGTCGCGAACGCCACCACAAACTTGTTCAACATCCGGATCCTCCACCGCAGCAACCACCACAGCAGGAGGAGCAACAGCATCAGCATCAGCAGCAGCAGTATTTGGGAGTGACACCGAAGAGGAGTAGAAGAGAGAATTGTTCTACTTCCTCATTGGTGTGCACTCAACTGCCCTTTAGTGGTACTACTAATACAAATAACACag GAATGGAAGTGGGGAATTTTCCGGCGGAAGTGAGCTCGTCGGCGGTGTTCCGGTGCGTAAGGGTGAGCGGAGTCGACGACACAGAGGACGAGTACGCGTATCAGACGGCGGTGAATATAGGAGGGCATGTTTTCAAAGGGATTTTATATGATCAAGGCCCTGATCAACCTCGACAAGGTAGTAATCCAACTCCAACTCCGCCTAActacggtggtggtggtggtggaggaggaggagaaagcTCTTCGGCTGCAAGGggtaccaccaccaccacctctgtAGGTGGGCCGACAATCGGGTATAATTTAGACCCGTCATTCTACCCGCTTCCTCTCAACACTTACTTGCCACCGGGTACGCCATTTTATCCCAACCCAAGACCTTAA